A region from the Mycobacterium heidelbergense genome encodes:
- a CDS encoding N-acetylglutamate synthase, CG3035 family, whose product MVSWPDPGTRVTVRYRRPAGSVPPLTDAVGHLLEADPVLRVRTKTGAVVEIAPADVVALRVLTDAPVRTSQIRALEHAAAAAWPGTERTWLGGWLLRAGRGAGLAANSAMPLDISARTGAIPEIMTWYERRGLTPWLAIPDRLLPLPPGLTAGRTEVVLVRDVSSVTLALRPDPSVTLERRPGDAWLRTYQREIPVDALTAVVDGELMFGTHPGGAIARAAVTDAPDGTRWVGLSAIRAPDERAAAVLCEALLAWGADRGATRGHARARQAGATALADGLGFRPHHRRRYVPARAMDTV is encoded by the coding sequence ATGGTCTCGTGGCCGGACCCGGGAACGCGGGTGACGGTGCGGTACCGGCGCCCGGCCGGATCGGTCCCGCCGCTGACCGACGCGGTTGGGCACCTGCTCGAGGCCGATCCGGTGCTGCGGGTGCGGACGAAAACGGGGGCGGTCGTCGAGATCGCCCCCGCCGACGTCGTCGCGCTGCGGGTCCTGACCGACGCGCCGGTGCGCACCTCCCAGATCCGGGCGCTCGAGCACGCGGCCGCGGCGGCCTGGCCCGGCACCGAGCGGACCTGGCTGGGCGGCTGGCTGCTGCGGGCCGGGCGGGGAGCCGGCCTGGCCGCCAATTCGGCTATGCCGCTGGATATCTCGGCCCGGACGGGTGCGATCCCCGAGATCATGACCTGGTACGAGCGTCGCGGCCTGACACCGTGGCTGGCCATCCCGGATCGCCTGTTGCCCCTGCCGCCCGGCCTGACCGCTGGGCGCACGGAGGTGGTCCTGGTGCGCGACGTGTCGAGCGTCACGCTGGCGTTACGGCCGGACCCGAGCGTCACGCTAGAGCGACGGCCGGGCGACGCGTGGCTGCGGACCTACCAACGCGAGATTCCCGTCGACGCGCTCACCGCCGTCGTCGACGGCGAGCTGATGTTCGGCACCCACCCGGGCGGGGCGATCGCGCGCGCCGCGGTGACCGACGCCCCGGACGGCACCCGCTGGGTGGGCCTGTCGGCGATACGCGCCCCCGACGAACGGGCCGCGGCGGTCCTCTGCGAAGCGCTGCTGGCCTGGGGCGCGGATCGCGGCGCGACCCGCGGCCACGCGCGTGCCCGTCAAGCCGGCGCCACCGCCCTCGCCGATGGGCTGGGTTTCCGGCCACACCACCGCCGCCGCTACGTTCCGGCCCGCGCAATGGATACCGTCTAG
- the sodC gene encoding superoxide dismutase[Cu-Zn] — protein sequence MAKLAGHRHVAAATTSALFAAASLGLSACTPNQPPASTPGTTPAVWTGSPAPSTTPGAEGEGQPAAQSVITQLKAPDGTRVATAKLDFGNGYATITIATTGAGHLAPGFHGVHIHKVGKCEANSVAPTGGAPGDFLSAGGHFQAPGHSVEPASGDLTSLEVRKDGVGTLVTTTDAFTLDDLLTGEKTAIIIHAGADNFANIPSDRYTQANGTPGPDQTTMTTGDAGKRVACGVIGAG from the coding sequence ATGGCTAAGCTCGCCGGTCACCGCCACGTCGCTGCCGCCACCACGTCCGCACTGTTCGCGGCGGCCAGCCTCGGGCTCAGCGCTTGCACCCCCAACCAACCGCCCGCGTCGACGCCGGGTACCACGCCGGCGGTGTGGACCGGATCGCCCGCCCCGTCGACAACCCCGGGCGCCGAGGGCGAGGGGCAGCCCGCGGCGCAGAGCGTCATCACCCAGCTGAAGGCACCCGACGGCACTCGGGTCGCCACCGCGAAGCTCGATTTCGGCAACGGCTATGCCACCATCACGATCGCGACGACCGGCGCCGGTCACCTCGCGCCCGGCTTCCACGGAGTGCACATCCACAAGGTGGGCAAGTGCGAGGCCAATTCGGTTGCCCCGACCGGCGGCGCGCCCGGCGACTTCCTGTCCGCCGGCGGGCACTTCCAGGCGCCCGGGCATTCCGTCGAGCCCGCCAGCGGTGACCTGACCTCGCTGGAGGTCCGCAAGGACGGGGTCGGCACGCTGGTGACCACCACGGACGCCTTCACCCTGGACGACCTGCTGACCGGAGAGAAGACCGCGATCATCATTCATGCCGGCGCCGACAACTTCGCCAACATCCCGTCGGATCGCTACACCCAGGCGAACGGAACACCCGGTCCGGACCAGACGACGATGACCACCGGTGACGCCGGCAAGCGGGTAGCGTGCGGTGTCATCGGTGCCGGCTAG
- a CDS encoding LytR C-terminal domain-containing protein, whose product MKERVPDSTGLPLRAMVMVLLFLGVIFLLLGWQALGSSGTSDDDSASPVSSVTSTAPASSTSTKPPANQAEVRVYNISSKEGVATRTKDELTSAGFKVTDVGNLSVSDVSATTVYYTDAGDERATADAVGQKLGAPVQPRIPELNNQPPGVIVLVTG is encoded by the coding sequence ATGAAAGAGCGCGTCCCCGACTCCACGGGGCTTCCCCTGCGGGCCATGGTGATGGTGCTGTTGTTCCTGGGCGTCATTTTCCTGCTGCTCGGCTGGCAGGCGCTGGGTTCCTCCGGGACCTCCGATGACGACTCGGCGTCGCCGGTGTCCAGCGTGACCAGCACCGCCCCCGCGTCGTCGACCTCGACGAAGCCCCCGGCGAACCAGGCCGAGGTGCGCGTTTACAACATCTCGTCGAAAGAGGGCGTCGCCACGCGCACCAAGGACGAGCTGACCTCCGCCGGTTTCAAGGTGACCGACGTCGGGAACCTGTCGGTGTCCGATGTCTCGGCCACCACCGTGTACTACACCGACGCCGGCGACGAGCGCGCCACCGCGGACGCGGTGGGCCAGAAGCTGGGTGCGCCCGTCCAACCGCGGATTCCGGAACTCAACAACCAGCCGCCCGGTGTCATCGTCCTCGTGACGGGCTGA
- a CDS encoding enoyl-CoA hydratase-related protein: protein MSADVTVDSNAGVAVLTLNRPEHLNAYTADMGRLLSQAYRECDADDDVRAIVVTGAGSAFCVGADFSGNISPFEAPADDSTFSASPIDPAAFELRKPVIAALNGHAIGIGLTIALQADIRIAAEDAKYGVVQVRRGVIPDCMSHWTLAHLATLGVAAEVLLTGRTFTGAEAVALGIANRALPAERVLDQAVEMARDTAAHVAPMSAALCKRLLWDSAINNYTPRQVASLETQLHHRVMGTADAREGVSAFLDRRPPRFSSRLSADWTELPEP from the coding sequence ATGAGCGCCGACGTGACGGTCGACAGCAACGCGGGCGTGGCGGTGCTCACGCTCAATCGCCCCGAGCATCTCAACGCCTATACCGCCGACATGGGCAGGCTGCTGAGCCAGGCATACCGGGAGTGCGACGCCGACGACGACGTCCGCGCCATCGTGGTCACCGGCGCGGGCAGTGCCTTCTGCGTGGGAGCGGACTTCTCCGGCAACATCTCGCCGTTCGAGGCGCCCGCGGACGACAGCACGTTCTCGGCATCGCCGATCGATCCCGCCGCCTTCGAATTGCGCAAGCCGGTGATCGCCGCGCTCAACGGCCACGCCATCGGAATCGGCCTGACGATTGCCCTGCAGGCCGACATCCGCATCGCCGCCGAGGACGCCAAATACGGTGTGGTGCAGGTGCGCCGGGGGGTGATACCCGACTGCATGTCGCACTGGACGCTGGCGCATCTGGCCACGCTGGGGGTGGCCGCCGAGGTGCTGCTCACCGGGCGCACCTTCACGGGCGCGGAGGCGGTGGCGCTCGGCATCGCGAATCGGGCGCTGCCCGCCGAGCGGGTGCTCGACCAGGCGGTGGAGATGGCCCGCGACACCGCGGCCCACGTGGCTCCGATGTCGGCGGCCTTGTGCAAGCGACTGCTGTGGGACAGCGCGATCAACAACTACACGCCGCGGCAGGTCGCGTCGCTGGAAACCCAGCTGCACCACCGCGTGATGGGCACCGCCGACGCCCGCGAGGGCGTCAGCGCCTTCCTGGACAGGCGGCCGCCCCGGTTCAGCTCGCGGCTTTCGGCCGACTGGACGGAGCTCCCGGAGCCATGA
- a CDS encoding glutamate--cysteine ligase, whose translation MPASRDRARIDFAPSPRPTIGVEWEFALVDAHTRDLNNEATAVIAEIGENPRVHKELLRNTVEVVSGICDCTAQAMEDLRDTLRPARRIVRDRGMELFCAGTHPFARWSTQKLTDAPRYAELIKRTQWWGRQMLIWGVHVHVGISSANKVMPIMTSLLKYYPHLLALSASSPWWGGEDTGYASNRAMMFQQLPTAGLPFHFQRWSQFEGFVYDQKKTGIIDHIDEIRWDIRPSPHLGTLEVRVCDGVSNLRELGALVALTHCLVVDLERRLDAGETLPTMPPWHVQENKWRAARYGLDAVIILDAESNERLVTDDLAEVLTRLEPVAKSLHCTEELRAVADIWRDGASYQRQRRVAEEHDGDLRAVVDALVAELDI comes from the coding sequence GTGCCGGCTAGCAGGGACCGGGCCCGTATCGACTTCGCCCCCTCGCCACGGCCGACCATCGGCGTGGAATGGGAGTTCGCCCTCGTCGACGCGCACACCCGCGACCTGAACAACGAGGCCACCGCGGTCATCGCCGAGATCGGCGAAAACCCGCGTGTGCACAAGGAATTGCTGCGCAACACCGTCGAAGTGGTCAGCGGCATCTGCGACTGCACCGCGCAGGCGATGGAAGATTTGCGCGACACGCTGCGCCCCGCCCGCCGGATCGTCCGGGACCGCGGCATGGAGCTGTTCTGCGCCGGCACCCACCCGTTCGCTCGGTGGTCGACCCAGAAGCTCACCGATGCCCCCCGCTACGCGGAGCTGATCAAACGCACCCAGTGGTGGGGCCGGCAGATGCTGATCTGGGGGGTGCACGTGCACGTCGGGATCTCGTCGGCGAACAAGGTGATGCCGATCATGACGTCGCTGCTGAAGTACTACCCGCACCTGCTGGCGCTGTCGGCGTCGTCGCCGTGGTGGGGCGGCGAGGACACCGGGTACGCCAGCAATCGCGCGATGATGTTCCAGCAGCTGCCCACCGCGGGGCTGCCGTTCCACTTTCAGAGGTGGTCGCAGTTCGAAGGCTTCGTCTACGACCAGAAGAAGACCGGCATCATCGACCATATCGACGAAATCCGTTGGGACATCAGGCCATCACCGCACCTGGGCACGCTCGAGGTGCGGGTCTGCGACGGCGTGTCCAACCTGCGTGAGCTCGGCGCGCTGGTCGCGTTGACGCACTGCCTGGTCGTCGACCTGGAACGCAGGCTGGATGCCGGAGAGACGCTGCCCACCATGCCGCCCTGGCACGTCCAGGAGAACAAGTGGCGCGCCGCCCGTTACGGCCTGGACGCCGTGATCATCCTGGACGCCGAGAGCAACGAGCGGCTGGTGACCGACGATCTGGCCGAGGTGCTGACCCGGCTGGAGCCGGTGGCCAAGTCGCTGCACTGCACCGAGGAGCTGCGCGCGGTGGCCGACATCTGGCGCGACGGCGCGTCATACCAGCGGCAGCGGCGGGTGGCCGAGGAACACGACGGCGACCTGCGTGCCGTCGTCGACGCGCTGGTGGCCGAGCTGGACATCTGA
- a CDS encoding LON peptidase substrate-binding domain-containing protein — MADFKPIELAMFPLESALLPDEDLPLRIFEPRYGALVRRCLDGDEPFGVVLISAGREVGGGDSRCDVGTLCGIIEHADLGAGRFALRCRTGERIRVSGWLPDDPYPRATATLWPDEPGDPVTHAQLLDLEDRVMALFERIAQARGAAPPDRDVLLGHGSADAGQRLYALASRIPIGTADRYAVLSAPSAADRFAALSEAVDAVADMVEFQLSE; from the coding sequence ATGGCCGATTTCAAACCCATTGAGCTGGCGATGTTTCCGCTGGAGTCGGCGCTGCTGCCCGACGAGGATCTGCCGCTGCGGATCTTCGAGCCCCGCTACGGCGCGCTGGTGCGGCGCTGCCTCGACGGTGACGAACCGTTCGGTGTCGTGCTGATCTCCGCCGGCCGCGAGGTCGGCGGCGGCGATTCGCGCTGTGATGTCGGAACCCTGTGCGGGATCATCGAACACGCCGATCTCGGCGCCGGCCGATTCGCGCTGCGCTGCCGGACAGGGGAGCGGATCCGGGTGTCCGGGTGGCTGCCCGACGATCCCTACCCGCGGGCGACGGCGACACTGTGGCCGGACGAGCCGGGGGATCCGGTGACGCACGCCCAGCTGCTCGATCTCGAGGACCGGGTGATGGCGCTGTTCGAGCGGATCGCCCAGGCTCGCGGGGCCGCGCCGCCGGACCGCGACGTGCTGCTGGGTCACGGCTCGGCCGACGCCGGGCAGCGCCTATACGCGTTGGCGTCTCGCATCCCGATCGGCACGGCCGACCGCTACGCCGTGCTGTCGGCGCCGTCGGCCGCCGACCGATTCGCCGCGCTCAGCGAGGCCGTGGACGCGGTGGCCGACATGGTGGAATTCCAGCTGTCCGAATAG
- a CDS encoding Rv1535 domain-containing protein: protein MSTTDSSGFLTDPLVSSIALVLRVPLVELYALLWRVGVVEIRQPDRAARRSSRARQVRVAACPAGAACPNLAKRGSERPSRWSPRRRPEPAPTRLDPAVCGRAVTVVTA from the coding sequence ATGTCGACGACCGACTCCTCGGGCTTCTTGACCGATCCGCTCGTTTCGTCGATCGCTTTGGTGCTGCGGGTCCCGTTAGTTGAACTTTATGCGCTGCTTTGGCGCGTCGGGGTGGTGGAGATCCGGCAGCCCGATCGGGCGGCGCGCCGTTCGTCGCGGGCGCGTCAGGTCCGGGTGGCGGCGTGCCCGGCCGGCGCGGCGTGCCCCAACCTTGCGAAGCGCGGTTCGGAACGGCCATCGCGATGGTCGCCGCGGCGGCGCCCGGAGCCCGCCCCCACCCGGTTGGACCCGGCGGTGTGCGGCCGAGCGGTGACCGTGGTGACCGCTTAA
- a CDS encoding exodeoxyribonuclease III produces the protein MRLATWNVNSIRTRLGRVVDWLARADVDVLAMQETKCSDGQFPTLPLFELGYEVAHVGFNQWNGVAIASRVGLDDVQIGFEGQPSWSSKPEVAATAEARALGATCGGIRVWSLYVPNGRALGDPHYTYKLNWLAALRDTAAGWLRDDPEAQIALVGDWNIAPTDDDVWSAEFFAGATHVSEPERRAFDAIVDAQFTDVVRPFTPGPGVYTYWDYTQLRFPKRQGMRIDFILASPALAARVTDAQIVREERKGKAPSDHAPVLIDVSRV, from the coding sequence CTGCGACTGGCCACCTGGAACGTGAACTCGATTCGCACCCGGCTGGGCCGCGTCGTCGACTGGCTGGCCCGCGCCGACGTCGACGTGCTGGCCATGCAGGAGACCAAGTGTTCCGACGGCCAGTTCCCGACCCTGCCGCTGTTCGAACTCGGCTACGAGGTCGCACACGTCGGATTCAATCAGTGGAACGGCGTGGCCATCGCCTCCCGCGTCGGCCTCGACGACGTGCAGATCGGCTTCGAGGGCCAGCCCAGCTGGAGCAGCAAGCCGGAGGTGGCCGCCACGGCCGAGGCCCGCGCGCTGGGCGCCACCTGCGGCGGCATCCGGGTGTGGAGCCTGTATGTGCCCAACGGCCGCGCGCTGGGCGATCCGCACTACACCTACAAGCTGAATTGGCTTGCCGCACTGCGTGATACGGCGGCCGGCTGGCTGCGCGACGATCCCGAGGCCCAGATCGCCCTGGTCGGCGACTGGAACATCGCCCCGACGGACGACGACGTCTGGAGCGCCGAATTCTTTGCCGGCGCCACCCATGTCTCCGAGCCGGAGCGCCGCGCGTTCGACGCCATCGTCGACGCCCAATTCACCGATGTGGTAAGGCCTTTCACCCCGGGGCCCGGGGTCTACACCTACTGGGACTACACCCAGCTGCGGTTCCCGAAGCGGCAGGGCATGCGCATCGACTTCATCCTGGCATCACCGGCGCTGGCGGCCCGGGTGACCGACGCACAGATCGTCCGGGAGGAACGCAAGGGGAAGGCGCCCAGCGACCACGCGCCGGTGCTGATCGATGTGAGTCGGGTTTGA
- a CDS encoding PAS and ANTAR domain-containing protein: protein MQQPTGTGASAPGANRQPSTDAADAASTYANVGTFRFWFDGQRWEWSDEVARMHGYEPGTIVPTTKLLLSHKHPDDRAHVQELLDYALRSAESFSSRHRFIDTAGNVHDAIVLADRMLDDAGTVVGTAGYYIDLTNTFDEARQEALDVALPDLFENRASIEQAKGVLMYVYRVSADQAFRVLQWRSQETNVKLRALAKQLLAEVTTLPSPPAAAQSQFDHVLLTMHERIPADAAD, encoded by the coding sequence GTGCAACAGCCCACGGGAACGGGTGCGTCGGCACCCGGGGCGAACCGCCAGCCGTCGACCGACGCCGCCGACGCTGCCAGCACGTACGCGAACGTCGGCACCTTCCGGTTCTGGTTCGACGGTCAGCGCTGGGAGTGGTCCGACGAGGTGGCCAGGATGCACGGCTACGAACCGGGGACCATCGTGCCGACGACCAAGCTGCTGTTGTCGCACAAGCATCCCGACGACCGCGCGCACGTCCAGGAGCTGCTCGACTACGCCTTGCGGTCGGCGGAGTCGTTTTCCAGCCGGCACCGGTTCATCGACACCGCGGGCAACGTGCACGACGCGATCGTGCTGGCCGACCGCATGCTCGACGACGCCGGCACGGTGGTGGGCACCGCCGGCTACTACATCGACCTCACCAACACCTTCGACGAGGCCCGGCAAGAGGCGCTCGACGTGGCCCTGCCGGACCTCTTCGAGAACCGCGCGTCGATCGAGCAGGCCAAGGGCGTGCTGATGTATGTCTACCGGGTCAGCGCCGACCAGGCCTTCCGCGTCCTGCAGTGGCGCTCGCAAGAGACCAACGTGAAGCTGCGGGCGCTCGCGAAGCAGCTACTCGCCGAAGTGACCACCCTGCCGTCGCCGCCGGCCGCCGCCCAAAGTCAGTTCGACCACGTGTTGCTGACGATGCACGAACGGATCCCCGCCGACGCCGCCGATTGA
- a CDS encoding DUF3263 domain-containing protein translates to MDSAMARANRSGDDAEIADGLTRREHDILAFERQWWKYAGVKEDAIKELFSMSGTRYYQVLNALVDRPEALAADPMLVKRLRRLRASRQKARAARRLGFEVT, encoded by the coding sequence ATGGACAGCGCCATGGCGCGGGCAAATCGATCGGGGGACGACGCTGAAATCGCCGATGGGCTGACCCGCCGTGAACACGACATCCTGGCATTCGAACGTCAGTGGTGGAAATACGCCGGGGTGAAAGAGGACGCCATCAAGGAGCTGTTCTCGATGTCGGGGACGCGCTACTACCAGGTGCTCAACGCGCTCGTCGATCGACCCGAGGCGCTGGCCGCCGACCCGATGCTGGTGAAGCGGCTGCGGCGGCTGCGCGCCAGCCGCCAGAAGGCGCGGGCTGCGCGGCGGCTCGGCTTCGAGGTGACCTGA
- the thiC gene encoding phosphomethylpyrimidine synthase ThiC → MTETLPKTAAPSVTTGPIAGSSKAYRDVQGPGGAGLRVPFRRVNLSTGDHFDLYDTSGPYTDPDAAIDLTAGLPARPGVVRDRGTQLQRARAGEITAEMAFIAAREDLPAELVRDEVARGRAVIPANHNHPESEPMIIGKAFAVKVNANIGNSAVTSSIAEEVDKMVWATRWGADTIMDLSTGRNIHETREWILRNSPVPVGTVPIYQALEKTKGDPTELTWEIYRDTVIEQCEQGVDYMTVHAGVLLRYVPLTAKRVTGIVSRGGSIMAAWCLAHHRESFLYTNFEELCDIFARYDVTFSLGDGLRPGSIADANDAAQFAELRTLGELTKIAKARGAQVMIEGPGHIPMHKIVENVRLEEELCEEAPFYTLGPLATDIAPAYDHITSAIGAAIIAQAGTAMLCYVTPKEHLGLPDRKDVKDGVIAYKIAAHSADLAKGHPRAQERDDALSTARFEFRWNDQFALSLDPDTAREFHDETLPAEPAKTAHFCSMCGPKFCSMRITQDVRDYAAAHGLDSEEAIEAAMQDKSREFAEHGNRVYLPLTQ, encoded by the coding sequence ATGACTGAGACCTTGCCGAAAACCGCCGCACCGTCCGTGACCACCGGACCCATCGCGGGCAGCAGCAAGGCGTACCGCGACGTTCAGGGCCCGGGCGGGGCCGGTCTGAGGGTGCCGTTCCGGCGGGTGAACCTGTCCACCGGGGATCACTTCGACCTCTACGACACCTCCGGGCCCTACACCGATCCGGACGCGGCGATCGACCTGACGGCCGGGCTCCCGGCGCGGCCCGGGGTGGTGCGCGACCGCGGCACCCAGCTGCAGCGGGCCCGCGCCGGCGAGATCACCGCCGAGATGGCGTTCATCGCCGCCCGCGAGGACCTGCCCGCCGAGCTGGTGCGCGACGAGGTCGCCCGCGGCCGCGCGGTGATCCCGGCCAACCACAACCATCCCGAGAGCGAGCCGATGATCATCGGCAAGGCGTTCGCGGTGAAGGTCAACGCCAACATCGGCAACTCGGCGGTGACGAGCTCGATCGCCGAGGAGGTCGACAAGATGGTGTGGGCCACCCGCTGGGGCGCCGACACCATCATGGACCTGTCCACCGGCCGCAACATTCACGAAACCCGCGAGTGGATCCTGCGCAATTCGCCGGTGCCGGTCGGCACGGTGCCGATCTATCAGGCGCTGGAAAAGACCAAGGGCGATCCGACGGAGCTGACCTGGGAGATCTACCGCGACACCGTGATCGAGCAGTGCGAGCAGGGCGTCGACTACATGACCGTGCACGCCGGCGTGCTGCTGCGCTACGTGCCGCTGACCGCCAAGCGGGTCACCGGCATCGTGTCCCGCGGCGGGTCCATCATGGCGGCCTGGTGCCTGGCCCATCACCGGGAGTCGTTCCTCTACACCAACTTCGAGGAGCTCTGCGACATCTTCGCCCGCTACGACGTCACCTTCTCGCTCGGTGACGGGCTGCGGCCGGGCTCGATCGCCGACGCCAACGACGCCGCGCAGTTCGCCGAGCTGCGCACCCTGGGCGAGCTGACCAAGATCGCGAAAGCCCGTGGGGCACAGGTGATGATCGAGGGACCGGGACACATCCCGATGCACAAGATCGTCGAGAACGTGCGGCTGGAAGAGGAGCTGTGCGAGGAGGCCCCCTTCTACACGCTGGGCCCCTTGGCCACCGACATCGCGCCGGCCTACGACCACATCACGTCGGCGATCGGCGCGGCCATCATCGCGCAGGCCGGCACCGCGATGCTGTGCTACGTGACCCCCAAGGAGCACCTGGGCCTGCCGGACCGCAAGGACGTCAAGGACGGGGTGATCGCCTACAAGATCGCTGCGCACTCGGCGGACCTGGCCAAGGGGCACCCGCGGGCCCAGGAGCGCGACGACGCGCTCTCCACGGCGCGGTTCGAGTTCCGCTGGAACGACCAGTTCGCGTTGTCGTTGGATCCCGACACCGCGCGGGAATTCCACGACGAGACGCTGCCGGCCGAACCGGCGAAGACGGCGCACTTCTGCTCGATGTGTGGGCCGAAGTTCTGCTCGATGCGGATCACCCAGGACGTGCGGGACTACGCGGCCGCGCACGGGCTCGACAGCGAGGAAGCGATCGAGGCGGCCATGCAGGACAAGTCGCGCGAGTTCGCCGAGCACGGCAACCGGGTGTATCTGCCGCTTACACAGTGA
- a CDS encoding peptide deformylase: protein MAVVPIRIVGDPVLHAPTTPVAVAADGSLPADLPELIATMYETMDAAHGVGLAANQIGYGLRLFVYDCSEDRGLTDRRRGVVINPVLETSEIPETMPDPNTDDEGCLSVPGESFPTGRAKWARVTGLDADGGPIAIEGSGLFARMLQHETGHLDGFLYLDRLIGRYARSAKRAVKSHGWGVPGLSWLPGEGPDPFGH, encoded by the coding sequence ATGGCAGTCGTACCCATACGCATCGTCGGAGATCCGGTCCTGCACGCCCCGACGACGCCGGTGGCCGTCGCCGCCGACGGTTCGCTACCGGCGGATCTGCCCGAGTTGATCGCGACCATGTACGAGACCATGGACGCCGCCCACGGCGTCGGCCTGGCCGCCAACCAGATCGGATACGGCCTGCGGCTCTTCGTCTACGACTGCAGCGAGGACCGCGGGCTGACGGACCGCCGCCGCGGCGTGGTCATCAATCCGGTCCTGGAAACCTCCGAAATACCCGAGACGATGCCCGACCCGAACACCGACGACGAAGGGTGCTTGTCGGTTCCCGGCGAGTCGTTCCCCACCGGGCGCGCCAAGTGGGCACGGGTCACCGGGCTGGACGCCGACGGCGGTCCGATCGCCATCGAGGGCAGCGGCCTGTTCGCGCGGATGCTGCAGCACGAGACCGGGCACCTGGATGGATTCCTCTACCTCGACCGCCTCATCGGCCGGTACGCCCGCAGCGCGAAAAGGGCGGTGAAGTCCCACGGTTGGGGCGTTCCGGGACTGTCGTGGCTGCCGGGCGAGGGCCCGGACCCGTTCGGCCACTGA
- the thiD gene encoding bifunctional hydroxymethylpyrimidine kinase/phosphomethylpyrimidine kinase yields the protein MSYLPVPSPGTTPRRVLTIAGSDSGGGAGIQADLRTMALLGVHACVAVTAVTVQNTLGVQGFHEVPGEVVADQIDAVVTDVGIQAAKTGMLASSGIIDTVAATWRRLGLAIPLVVDPVCASMHGDALMAPSALDSLRTHLFPLATLVTPNLDEVRLLVDVDVVDADSQRAAATALHALGPRWVLVKGGHLRSSDRSRDLLYDGADFHEFDAERIPSGNDHGGGDTLAAAIACALAHGFSVPDAVGFGKRWVTECLRAAYPLGHGHGPVSPLFRLT from the coding sequence GTGAGTTACCTGCCTGTGCCGTCGCCGGGTACCACGCCCCGGCGGGTGCTGACCATCGCCGGATCGGACTCGGGTGGCGGTGCGGGCATCCAGGCCGACCTGCGCACCATGGCGCTGCTGGGCGTGCACGCGTGCGTCGCGGTCACCGCGGTCACGGTGCAGAACACGTTGGGCGTACAGGGTTTTCACGAGGTTCCCGGCGAGGTGGTCGCCGACCAGATCGACGCGGTGGTCACCGACGTCGGCATTCAGGCCGCCAAGACCGGGATGCTGGCGTCGTCGGGCATCATCGACACGGTCGCCGCGACCTGGCGCCGGCTCGGGCTGGCGATTCCGCTCGTCGTCGATCCGGTGTGCGCGTCCATGCACGGAGACGCGCTCATGGCGCCCTCGGCCCTGGATTCGCTTCGCACTCACCTGTTTCCGTTGGCCACGCTGGTGACGCCGAACCTGGACGAGGTGCGGCTGCTCGTGGATGTCGACGTGGTCGACGCCGACTCGCAGCGCGCGGCGGCCACGGCGCTGCACGCGCTGGGCCCGCGGTGGGTGTTGGTCAAGGGCGGGCACCTGCGATCCTCGGATCGCAGCCGCGACCTGCTTTATGACGGCGCGGATTTCCACGAGTTCGACGCGGAGCGCATCCCCAGCGGAAACGACCACGGCGGCGGCGACACGCTGGCGGCCGCGATCGCTTGCGCGCTGGCGCACGGGTTCAGCGTGCCCGACGCGGTCGGCTTTGGGAAGCGGTGGGTCACCGAATGCCTGCGCGCCGCCTACCCGTTGGGCCACGGGCACGGCCCGGTCTCGCCCCTGTTCCGGCTCACATGA